The Symbiobacterium terraclitae genomic sequence GACACGTGCGAACAACGTCTCCTCCGTCATGCTCGTTCACCCCCGAATCGGTGCGACTCGGCTTATGCCTGATGCACCATGCTCAGTTTACCACAGAGGTGCGGCGCTGAAAAGCCGCTCACACCCGAGCCTCCCGCTGGGCGATCAGGTGGCGCACCTGCGCCATCAGCACCTCGAGCCCGGCGTGGTTGTGCGCGCCCTCCGGGATGATCACGTTCGCGTAGCGCTTGGTCGGTTCGACGAACGCCTCATGCATGGGCTTCACGGTGGAAAGATACTGTTTGATGACCGACTCGAGCGTGCGCCCCCGCTCGTTGATGTCGCGGATGATCCGGCGCAGGATGCGGACGTCGGCGTCGGTGTCGACGAAGACCTTGAGGTCGTACAGCTCCCGCATCCTGGGGTCCTCCAGGACCATCACGCCCTCGACGACGATGATGTGGGCGGGCTCGACCCGCACGGTCCCGGGCTCCCGCAGGTGGGTGGCGAAGTTGTACACCGGCCTTTCGATCGGGCGGCCGGCCCTCAGCTCCCTCAGGTGGGCGATGAAGAGGTCGTTGTCGAAGGCGTTCGGGTGGTCGTAGTTGAGGTTGGCCCGCTCTTCGTAGCTCAGGTGGCTGTTGTCCCTGTAGTACGCGTCATGGGCGAGGAGCGTGACGTGCTCTGGGAACTCGGCGGCGATGCGGTTGGCGATCGAGGTCTTGCCTGAGCCGGTTCCCCCGGCAATGGCGATGACCGCACTCGGGACTGGCATGGATGAGTACCCCCTTCGGGCAACTACCGGAACCGGATGTCCCCGTACGATTATCGCCCAGGGGTCTGACCTGCGCAAGAGTCCGCCGCGGCCGGTTTCCGGGGCACGCTGGGCCTGCGCGGCACCCAGCGGAACAGGTAACTTTGGGTATGCGGGAGTTGAAAAACTTGGCGAGTTTCGGTAGTCTAGCACAGGGAGACCATTCCTCTACGCCAGGTTCTGACGTCATACGATACGAAAGCATCATTGAGAATAAGTAAGTCAGGAGGGTTCCGACATGGCATTCCAGCTTCCTGCCCTTCCGTACCCGCACAACGCGCTTGAGCCCCACATCGATGCCCAGACCATGGAGATCCACCATGGGAAGCATCACGCCGCGTACGTCAACAACCTGAACGCGGCGCTGGAGGGGCATGCCGATCTGCAGTCCAAGTCGATCGAGGAGCTCCTCAGGGGGATCGACAGCGTTCCCGAGGCCATCCGCACCGCGGTGCGCAACAACGGCGGCGGCCACGCCAACCACACCCTGTACTGGGAGATCATGACCCCCGGCGGGGCCAAGGAGCCCACGGGTGAGCTGGCCCAGGCGATCAACGCCGCCTTCGGCTCCTTCGAGAACTTCAAGAGCGAGTTCGCCAAGGCCGGGGCCGGCCGCTTCGGGTCCGGCTGGGCCTGGCTGGTCGTCACCAAGGACGGCACGCTGGCGGTCTACTCCACGGCCAACCAGGACAGCCCGCTGATGCAGGGCGACACGCCGATCCTCGGCATGGACGTGTGGGAGCACGCCTACTACCTGAAGTACCAGAACCGCCGGCCCGACTACATCCAGGCGTTCTTCAACGTGATCAACTGGGACAAGGTGGCCGAGCGGTACGCCGCAGCCAAGAAGTAGCACCGGTCCCGGCCTGCCGGGTGCGGGCATGCCGCCCCTTCCGCCGCGCCATACTAAGCGCGAAGGAGGCGGGACGGCATGGAACACGATTCCGAGCACCGGCTGACCGACCAGGAACTGATGTTCGTGCAGCATGCGCTCGACGCGGAGCTGACGGCCCTGAAGAAGGCCCACCACTACGCGGCGGAGATGGAGGACGACAACGCCCGGCAGCTGATGCTGGAGCACGCCGACATCCACCACCGGCGGGTGGACCTGCTGCTCGGCCTTCTGGATGCCCCCGGCGATATCACCAAGCACGCCAAGCTGCTCTTGCAGTCTGGGGGAAGGGGGTATCACGGTGCGCATGACTGACGCGGACCGGCTGCGGGACTGCCTCTGCAGCGCGAAGGAGCTGGCCCGGCTTTACGCCGGGGCGGCACTGGAGTCCACCAACAACGGGGTGCGGGAGTTCTTCCTGGCCATGCACGGCGAGGAGACCCACAACCAGGAGGTCCTGTTCAGCTTCCTGCACACCCGGGGCTGGTACCCGACGGAGATGGCTCCGCCGGAGCGCATCGCACAGGTCAGGGAGCGCTATAGAGCGGAACACGACCGGTTGGGCCTGACGGAGCCTCCGTCCTTCCGCCGGTATCACACGGCAGACCCGAAGGCGCATCCGGCCTCCGCAGAGCATCCTGACCATTTTCGGCAGCACTGACGTACGAGCACGATTCCCGCCTCTTGGGGGCGGGAATCGTGTGTTAATATGGAAGCGAAGGGAGGGAGCGGCGTGGCCCGGATTCGCGTGGGCACCTGCGCCTGGTCCGACCACGAGGAGTACTACCCGAAGGGGCTGCCCCCGCAGGAGCGGCTCTCCTACTACGCGCGCCACTTCTCGCTGGTGGAGGTGGACAGCACGTTCTACCGCCTGCAGCCGGCCAGGTGGTTCGCGGGATGGGCCGCCCGCACGCCGCCCGACTTCCGCTTCAACGTAAAGGCGTACGGGGCGATGACCCGGCACCACCGGGAGCCGCGCCCCGGCGAGGAGAACCTGCTCGAGGTCTTCAAGCGCTTCGCCGAGTCCGTCGAGCCCCTGCGGGAGGCCGGCAAGCTCGGCGCCTTTCACTTTCAGTTCCCGCCCTGGTTCACGTGCTCGAAGGCGTCGCGGGAGTGGGTGCAGTTCTGCCGGGAGTTCTTCGCCGACCAGCTGGTGGCGGTGGAGTTCCGCCACACGTCGTGGTTCGCCGGACAGAACCGGGAGGAGACCCTGGCGTTCCTGCGGGACATCCGGGCCGTGCACGTCGCCTGCGACGCGCCCCAGGTGGGCTCCGGCACGGTGCCGCGCGTCGTCGCCGTCACCGACCCCCGCCTGGCGATCGTGCGGTTCCACGGACGGAACGCGCGGACGTGGTACATCAAGGGGACGACCTCGGCCCAGCGGTTCGACTACCTGTACTCCAGGCAGGAGCTGGCCGAGTGGCTGGACCCGGTCAGGCAGGAGCTGGAGCCCAACGTGGACGAGGTTCACCTGCTGATGAACAACAACCGGGCCAACTACGCGGTGCGCAACGCGCTGGACCTGATGGAGCTCCTCGGGCTGCCTACGCCCGAGCGGGACGAGCGCGGCGTGCCTGTTCCGCCCGCGAAGGAGCAACGACCGCACCAACTTCGGCTCTTCTAGGAAGGGCGCTCGTCACAGCAGCGCAACATAATTAAGATACGTTCGCAAAATGGGGCAGCGCGGTGCATCTGTTTGTAGTAAAGTAATCCCACAAGGAACAGTTTAGACCCCCTAAAAAATACGGAATATTCGCACGAATCGCAGGCCGAGTGGGGGCGTTGGGGGGAGATAGGAGCCATGACGTGGCAGGCCAGCCAGGGTGCGAGGTCCCTTCCTGCAGGGGAGGAGGAGGGGGGCCACATTGCCCGCCGCCTGACGGCGGGGGATGAGGATGCGCTCGGCATGCTCATGGAACGTTACGGCGGCGCCCTGCTGCAGTATGCGCACCGCCTTGTGGGCGACAGGCACGCTGCCGAGGAGATCTGCCAGGACACCCTGCTCAAGGCCTGGCAACAGGGTGACGCCTTCCTGCAGGACGGACACCTGAGGGCATGGCTCTTCCGGGTGGCCCGCAACCGCGCCATCGACTGCCTCCGCCGGCGCCGTACCGCCGCGGAGGAGCTGTCGGGCGCTGCGCCCGGTCTGACTCTCGCGCATCCCGAGGAGGAGGCGGAGCGCGCCTGGATGACCGAGGCGATTCTCGACGCCCTGGCGGAGCTGCCGCCCCAGTCCCGGGTGGTGATCGAGATGCGGTTCTTCCGGAACATGAGCTACAAGGAGATCGCCGAGCGGCTGGCGATCCCGATGGGCACGGTGAAGAGCCGGCTCAACTACGGGCTGAAGGGCCTGGCCCGCATCCTGCGCACGCGGCGCATCGCCGGTGAGGTGGCCGGCCACTAGTTTGCCTCTGGTATACTGGGTGGAGAGCGTCGTGAAGGGGACGGAGCATGATCAGAGCAGCCGTTTTCGCAGCGGGACAGGTCTATCGCTTGGCGCGCGTCCGGCGGCTGGTGGGCCGGCCGGACTTGGTGATCTGCGCGGATGCCGGGCTGCGCCACGCCCGCGCGCTGGGGCTCAGGCCCGACCTGTTGCTGGGTGATTTCGACTCCCTGCCGTCCGAGCTTCTCCAGGAAGCGCGGGCCGAGGGCGTGCCCATCCTGCAGGTGCCGGTGGAGAAGGACAAGACCGACAGCGAGATCGCCCTGGAGGAGGCCGTGCGCAGGGGCGCCGGGGAGGTCATCCTCGTCGGCGCGTCGGGCACCCGCCTGGACCACACCCTCGCCAACGTCCACCTGCTGCCCGCGAGCCCGGTGCCGGTGACCATGACGGACGGCAGGTCCATCGCCCGCATCCTCCGGGGAGGCGAGTCGCTGACGGTGCCGCATGAAACCGGGGCGTTCCTCTCGCTGGTGCCGCTCACGCCCACCGCGTCGGGGGTGACCGTGAGGGGCGTGCACTGGTCGCTGCACGGGGCCACCCTGCGCTGGGGGGAGACGCTGGGCATCTCCAACCGGATCGTCGACCGCGAGGCACACGTGTCGGTGGAAGAGGGCTGTCTGCTCGTCGTCCAGGCGTGGGATTGAGATCGCGCGTCCGGGCCCGCAGAGGGCGGTGCAGGCTTCCGCTGGCGCGGGTCCGCGCCGGCCCCGGGCGGATCGTGAGGGGTTGTCCAGGTTCGCCGTTGGGGGCGGACCTGGATTCTGTTATCTTCCGGACTGTGCTACTATGGCATCATGAACATCAGGCTCTTCGCGTTCGATTTGGACGGCACCCTCGTGGACCGTGCCGGGCGTATCTCAGCGGAGAACCTGCGGGCCGTCGAGCAGGCCCGCGCATCCGGGGCGGAGGTCATGATCGTCACCGGACGGTCGTGGCGGTCCACCCTGCCTTATTACCGCGCCCTGGCGATGACCGGCCCTGCTATCTGCTACCTGGGCGCCCTGGTGGTGGCCGACGGGACGGGGCGCGTGCTCGAGCACCTCCCGCTGGAGCCGGCGGCGTGGCACCCCCTCCGCCGGCTGGCGCTGGCCGAGGGGCTGGCCGTCACGGCCGCGGTCGCGGTACCCGGGGGTGCCGACGGCCCTGCGGGAGGGGACCGGGGACGGGAGCTGGGCCTCGCCGCCGACGTCGCCTACGCCACGGGGCGGGC encodes the following:
- the udk gene encoding uridine kinase, with product MPVPSAVIAIAGGTGSGKTSIANRIAAEFPEHVTLLAHDAYYRDNSHLSYEERANLNYDHPNAFDNDLFIAHLRELRAGRPIERPVYNFATHLREPGTVRVEPAHIIVVEGVMVLEDPRMRELYDLKVFVDTDADVRILRRIIRDINERGRTLESVIKQYLSTVKPMHEAFVEPTKRYANVIIPEGAHNHAGLEVLMAQVRHLIAQREARV
- a CDS encoding superoxide dismutase — its product is MAFQLPALPYPHNALEPHIDAQTMEIHHGKHHAAYVNNLNAALEGHADLQSKSIEELLRGIDSVPEAIRTAVRNNGGGHANHTLYWEIMTPGGAKEPTGELAQAINAAFGSFENFKSEFAKAGAGRFGSGWAWLVVTKDGTLAVYSTANQDSPLMQGDTPILGMDVWEHAYYLKYQNRRPDYIQAFFNVINWDKVAERYAAAKK
- a CDS encoding spore coat protein produces the protein MTDADRLRDCLCSAKELARLYAGAALESTNNGVREFFLAMHGEETHNQEVLFSFLHTRGWYPTEMAPPERIAQVRERYRAEHDRLGLTEPPSFRRYHTADPKAHPASAEHPDHFRQH
- a CDS encoding DUF72 domain-containing protein: MARIRVGTCAWSDHEEYYPKGLPPQERLSYYARHFSLVEVDSTFYRLQPARWFAGWAARTPPDFRFNVKAYGAMTRHHREPRPGEENLLEVFKRFAESVEPLREAGKLGAFHFQFPPWFTCSKASREWVQFCREFFADQLVAVEFRHTSWFAGQNREETLAFLRDIRAVHVACDAPQVGSGTVPRVVAVTDPRLAIVRFHGRNARTWYIKGTTSAQRFDYLYSRQELAEWLDPVRQELEPNVDEVHLLMNNNRANYAVRNALDLMELLGLPTPERDERGVPVPPAKEQRPHQLRLF
- a CDS encoding RNA polymerase sigma factor, which translates into the protein MTWQASQGARSLPAGEEEGGHIARRLTAGDEDALGMLMERYGGALLQYAHRLVGDRHAAEEICQDTLLKAWQQGDAFLQDGHLRAWLFRVARNRAIDCLRRRRTAAEELSGAAPGLTLAHPEEEAERAWMTEAILDALAELPPQSRVVIEMRFFRNMSYKEIAERLAIPMGTVKSRLNYGLKGLARILRTRRIAGEVAGH
- a CDS encoding thiamine diphosphokinase, with protein sequence MIRAAVFAAGQVYRLARVRRLVGRPDLVICADAGLRHARALGLRPDLLLGDFDSLPSELLQEARAEGVPILQVPVEKDKTDSEIALEEAVRRGAGEVILVGASGTRLDHTLANVHLLPASPVPVTMTDGRSIARILRGGESLTVPHETGAFLSLVPLTPTASGVTVRGVHWSLHGATLRWGETLGISNRIVDREAHVSVEEGCLLVVQAWD